The Podospora bellae-mahoneyi strain CBS 112042 chromosome 7, whole genome shotgun sequence genomic sequence GAAGGAAGAAGGTCCTGTACAGGCCAGAGCATATCTACCTGGGGTCTCATCAAGTTGATAAACAAGTCGAGGCCGCCCTTCGCCGGCAGACCGCACTCGCCTCTGCTGTTCAACTCCCAACCGTCCAACTGCCTTGGTTTTCTTTGGCTGGCCTTCTTGCCACGGAGcccctctctccttctcctgtcTATCTTCACCGCTGCTTTCGACTTCTCTGCTGTTCTCGAATTGGGGATGGACGTGCCCCAATGACCTTCGTCCATTTGTGAAGAGCCCCGCTTGAGAAGCATGGAGCGACTGACGATGATGGGTATCCGGCTTGAAAGGTTCGTCGGGCAGCTAATGCCGCAGCGTTGAGCGGTCAAGGTGAACGATGTTGGTTCGTTATGCAGGTCTTGTGTAGCTTCCCGTTGAAAAGAACCGCTGGGGATGAAGCTCAGGCCTCTCTAATAGCTTTGGATTTGGATGAGCGTTGAGTTGATGACAGTTGAAAATGGAGTGACGGTCTGTCAGGGATGACTTCAAGTAATAGGCGAGGGGGTAGCTAGAATAACAAGGACAGCTGTGGCGGTTGAAAAGGGCCCGTcaaggaaaggaaaggaagcCGGAGCGGAATGACATCTTTGCTCCCCACCGTGTGACGGCCGACTTGTGGGCTAAAACAAGGGGATAGTTGACTTGGCTTTCTCCCAAATCTGACATCTCATTTATTGTAGATTAGCAAATAGGCCATTGTATGCCACAAGGTCCCAAGCTTGCTCGAATCGGACGACAAATTCCCGAAAAGAGAACCAGACGGCCTCAAGCCCCGAGCTGAGAGTCTGCCCACCTACCATACACCACCTACTTTGCTGTTGATCAAGTCACCGTCCTCATGTCCACCGGCCCGCATCGCGATGGGGCCCGGCCGAGACTGCCGTAACACATCCCACACCTCATAACCCCTTTGGGACTCATGGATATTAGATCGCGGGGTGAGTGACCAGGATAGGACGTGGATGTCGTAATATCAAGTTTGAGGTTCGCTCACCACGGGTGGCAAGACTGGTCACGGCCATCTGCCTGTTGGGGGGAATCCGTGTGGGTCTGTCTGTCTGGACTTCGCCGTTGACGGCTCCGCCTGAACGGTTAGCTACCGCCAACCAGAGCTTTCCTTGCCCAGCCAGAAACGATCAGTACATGGGTAACCAATTGTTTGATTCCAAATGTGATGGATCAAGTGAGGGAGACACTTTGAGCAGCTACAAACAGGAGATCTCTCCGGAACGACGCATGGTATGACTGGTGTCGTCTGGACGGCTTCGGCCGCTTTCATGATAGATCTAGCGAAGCAATAGGCTGTGCGCCAAATCACTTTGCATGCTGTTCTGCCATGTAGACAACAGGAGAACAAGTAGCTAACGACCCTCGTGGGTGTTGAATCATGTTTCCAAGTTGTGGGAAAAGGAGCGGGCCGGTTGATCGTGTTCGATTGGCGAGAccaggctggtggtgatggaatAACCCCGGGCTGCAGCTATGGCCTGCATATGTCAGTCCTAGTTGGGCGCATGCCACGAACGAGTTACTGCCGCTCGCAGATCTGACCCACTGCTGAGAGAGACAAACAACAGAAGTATCACATCTTTCATGAGTGCGCCCCCACTCCCAGTAGATGGGGAGACCTACAAATCGAGACCGGCGAAGAAAGCCAAATGCAGTTGCAGATTCCCCTTTGGGAAGCCCCTACATCCCACTGGGGCCGGCAGCTATCTCGGACAGACAGTGGTGAAGGATCATACCACCCTTGTCCTGGCATGGGCCGTTTCCCACACGATGGCTCGAGGCATGCGAATATCCGTCGAGCTGTCGCCGCAAGCCTTAGCGGGTCACGGCTTGTGTTCCGGATAGTTGTGCATTGGGCGCATAATGGCGACGGCGAGACGACAGATGTTCGGATGAGGTGGAGCTGAGATGGACTCGAGTCTGAATTCGTCATATTCGCCGCAGGTCCGACGGGAGACCTTATTTCTACTCTCATGAATATCTGACATGTCTGATGACTATGAGCAGAATATTTGCGGGGTTGGGTtcgaggggaggggaggggaaaggtCGTTTGAcggggatggcgatggggaTATGCCGTTTGATTTTGGTCTGTCAAAGAAAGTAGGTCTAGTTACAGAATGCAGATTGCGTCTGCagtggagatggggggtcATGGGTCACACACAGGCTAGGTTGGGAGGAAAATGTCGCTCACTCGCTCTTcttggacgaggaggaccTTTTGGTCAGTGACGGCCCTCTGATTGGCCAGTGCCGATAGCATAACCTGGAAGGCACTGAGCAGggcagagaaaaagaaactgACAGGAGCTATCCGTTATCGTGCCCTCCTGGCTATCTGAGGCCGACAGCCTGTTTGTCTGAGCCGTGAAATTCGCCGTCTCGGAACcatcccatcttcacccGCTGCCCGAGTGGAGCATATGTCCTTCAAACGGTGCCTCTTTTCTCATCTCGTGCCAGGGCTGTGGGCCAGGACTGTGGGCCTCAGGCCATCAAAACTTGGGCATCATCGAGCATCCGAGCTACATCATCTTTGAAGCATCGATAGCTGCAAAGCTACCTGTCAAAGTACGTACCCATTTCACAATGCTGCCATTCCTTCCCGGCCCCGAATTTCCAGCTGCTGATCCAAAACACTCGATACTATCTCCTCCATGCTGTGCCATCGAGTGATGCCGAGCTCCTTCTCGGTACGGCTCGTATCGACAGTAAAAGGCTCGTCGTATGGGCCCTCAGTGTTGACGGGTATGGCGGGATATTTTGTCTTGACAAActccacaacatcatcataGCATGTTGGgtccccaaccaccaagtaTTCAGTCACCAACTCGTCCCGACCCAACTCCACATCAAGACTTCGCAGCACCGTCAAGCTTACATCACGAACATCCACCATTGACGCAGGCACAACCGGCTTGCCACcaggggggttggtgagagTTGCCATGAGATAGGCATTGACGCCGTTTGGCTTGGATGTCTGTTGGGTGAGATCCCTACCGAGGACAAAGGTCGGATGCAACGTCACCAAGGAGAACTGAGGCTCATGAACCCGCATCCACCCAATCGTGGCTCGATGAGCGAGGATCTTGGAGGCTGCGTACTTGGCTCCATGGCCCGCGGGGCCAGACGGGAAGGACATCTCCGGGTTGATGGCAAGGGTTGGATTGATACCGGCTATTGTTCAAACCGGTCCGGTTTGTCATTCATAATCTGTTTGTGGGACTTTATTTGGATTGCTTCGCTTACCTTTGACTTCCAGACCAGGGGTGTTCATGCTGTCCAGGggcatcaaggccaagatgGACGACATGATGATTACTCTCTTCACGGCCGGCGTCTTCGCAGCAGCATTTAATATTGCTTCAGTCCCTGCGACAGCGGGTTGCAGATATTCAGTCTTGAAGTCGTCACCTTTGCCTGGTACGGGTGAGGCGAGATGGAAGATGGCATTGATGTCGTTGGACAGAGCGGACCGAATTGCCTCGGCGTCATCGATGTTGGGGATGACGGCAAAGTCGAGCTTGGAAGCGTGCTGGGGGAACCGtgccttgacctcctcaacttGAGCCTCCCGCCTGACACTCAAGCGAAGTTGGTGGCCCGCCTTGAGGGCATCGAGCACGACTTGAGAGCCGATGAAGCCGGTGCCGCCGGTGATGAAGATTCGCAACGCCATGATCGATGTGGTGCTactggttggtgttgtgatgtgaaagagagaggtgcTTGATACCTTCAAGTAAGGTGATAGCGATCTCTGGTGTCACGTGATCTCTTCCCCTCGCTACAATGAGATTTGCCTGGTGGTCATTAGTGATACATGGTTGGTGTGTTGGGCGCAGAAAAGGGATCAATAATCACTGCGTTGATGTAACCTTGCTCAGCGACGAATTCTCAAAACCGACAACACGTGTGACGTGTGGAGAATGTTGATAATTACAACAGCATCGCATTGTTGATCAGTGATCATGTATGTAATCACCACCTGACCTCCCAGGCCATGCCACCTCGGCATCATTATTCAACAAATCCATGCGGACAAATCAATCTCTGGCGTGATGTGTCGTACATTATAGTTGCCCTATCAAGACGAAATGTTGCAAAAGAGCATGACTGCTCTCCAATAGCTGGCACCTCTCACTCTTCACTTCCAAACAGCAtcgcccctccaccctctaCCACCCCCAAAGCACCATGCCCCTCTGGCTCATctaccaccccccccaaaccttcaccacccccgaaTCCAAATCCGCCCTCGTCAAATCCATAACCTCAATCtacacctcctccggcctcCCCGCCTTCTACGTAgtcatcaacttcatccccctctcccccgatGACAACACCTTCATCGGCGGGGAGCCCTCCTCTGCCCGATCCAAACCCTTCATCCGCTTTGTAGCCGAGCACATCGCCGTCCACGTCAGTCAAAACCCCGGCCGTCAAGAGCGAACAATCAAGCGGATCGACGACGCTTTGCGACCGCATGTAGAGGAGAAGGGGTATGACTGGGAGTGGCACGTTGACGAGACGCCTAGGGCGTTGTGGAAGATCAATGGCTTTGTTCCGCCTCCTTGTGAGCAACCCCGAGACGAGATCGAGGAAAGGAGGGGAGCATGCTGACTAGTGAACAGTTGGGagcaaggccgagaaggagtgGGCTGAGTTGAACAGGCCGGTgccgtgggaggaggaggaaagggagggaaaCCAAAGGGGTGATCGGAGGTATGTGGTATCGATGTGATTACAAGCGGTACGCTATGCTATATGTATGTCCAATGGCACCTAATCTATCCTATTCTTCTCGCCTTCTGTCGCACTTCAAATCCCGGGCAACCCAATGATGCTCCTGAGGGCGGGCACGTTCCGGGGAAGAATATACGTAGTGTACAGAGCCGTCAAAGCGACAAGCAGTCCAGTAAACTGTAGTCAAAGTTAGCCTCTCTTCACTCGACATGACAAGAAGCGAAAACATACCTTCTCAAACCAAGTATGGAAATAAATCgccgtcatcaacaacatccaagcacacaaccccaccactcccaccgccaccttccccccatgccccaacccctccatcacccccgtccccctccccatatcctccccctgatacctcacctccctctccaactccgCCGTCGCCCCCTTAACCGCCCCATCAGCCATCACaaccgccctctcctccctcacaaacctcacccaccttccaacaacccacccaacctcctgcaacaaaaaacaactccccaacaccaacaaaaacacaTGCCCCGAGATATCATGGCCCCccgaccacctccccccagcaCTCTTGCACGCCGCCGCAGTAAAAACCTCCTTGACACCCACATCCCCCGCATCCTTCTCCGAAATCTCCGCCATCTTAACCTGACACTTCCCCCCCGTAATCCTAAACCCCCTATCGATAATCGCCGGCCCAAAAAACCACTGCGTCACAAACACCCACCACgccgtcaccaccgcccatcGTATCGTCGCCCGGCTCCTTTGCGCCGATGTCCTGACAGCGGGGTGCGTGAAAAtaaagaggaagaaagaaaatgtTATCCACCCCCACCCGCGCTTCACAAAGAGGACGTTGAAAAGGTTATTTTTGCGGGCAAAGtaggatggggagagggagcccTGGTCGTGGGattgggtgagggggttgtagGTGGAGGATTGGACGTCTGGAGATAAGACGGCGAAGAAGGTgccgaagatgaggaggagggggtagaTGCTCAGGAGGGCGAGCTcggttggggtggggaggagggggttgtttctTGGTGGCGAGGTtcgggttgttgttgaggaggagatgtggactgtttgggaggagggggagagggatgaaGGGGAGACGTGTCGGCGGGAGGGGccggagggcggtggtggtgagtcCATCGTTTGGCCGGTCgcgattttctttttgaggATGGAAAGGTTTGTTGGGTTTATACTCGTTCGGGTGGAGTCGCGTTTGGTGGTTGCATTGGAGAGGATAGCAAGAGGTTCGTAGAGTAAAGAAACAGGAGTATTAAACACGAGGATAAAACGTCGTTGCGAGAGCGCAGGCTCGACAAAGAAGCTGGCttggtgatgttttggagcaAAGTCGCAAATCGCAAATTCGAAAGCTATGACGTTGTTCAACACTGCCTTGGCAACTGCTTCGGACCGGACGTGATCGCGCCGAGGCTTGTTGATTATGTAACATTCGCCGAAAGCTCGGACCTCAACGCCACAAATCCCCGAGCACACAAAAAAACGGGAGGCGGGAATGGCGTCGTTTTTTTGTCCGGTTCTCATCACAAATGATCAATCACACGTCAAGAAAATGACATCTCAGAAAAACACGCCCCGCAGACATTTTTGTTTGTACTACCTAGTAAGTTCGTGTTGTCCACTGCACTGTATAGTATCCCCTGTTTttcccagccagccatggcTCTCAAATCATGCATCCATTCATGCAgctttcccccccttcctaGAACGCCATGGCCCAAACAAATGAAcatggagaagaaaaaagaaaagaaaatcatGGGTAAATGCCGCTTGGGCCACACTtcgaagaagagaaagaaaacaaaagaccACCAATgcagaaagaaagaaaaaagcacaAATCCATGTCCCACCCCCCGCTTTCTGTCTCTCAGGGTATCTCATAAACCAATCCCGCGCAATCCCATCCCTTTGTTTTTTCCCGTTTCCTTTACCTGCTCCCACAGAAAGGACGGTTCTCAGTAGAACCCTTCCCAGAGGAAGAACCCCTCCCAGCCGCGCTCTAGGCAGCCTGGGCCTGAGGCTCCGACGTGAACAGCGCAAGGGTAGCGCAAAAGTTGTTTCTGTTGTCTTTGTCGAGAGCAACGCCCTCGCCGTTGACAGTCAACATGTTGACGCTGGCCTTGGTGCTAAGGCCGTAAAAGTGCACGGCCGAGTCCTCGAGAGACACCATGTTGACCTGGCAGTCCTGGCTCTTGACGCAGTCCTGGCCGTAGTTGTCAAAGAAGGAGTAGAGACCCGCGCCGTAGATGAAGATGTCCTTGGAGTTAATAGCCCGGACACCCCACGCTCTCTTGCAGGTCGGGTCGCTCGAGTTGGCGCACGACTTCTCAAAGTCAGGGTCGGCATAGGTGGGGTTGACGGTGAAGGGCTTGGTCGCGTCGGGGTTGCCTTGGAAGTACGGGGTCTCGGTCTGGATGAGGGCGAGCCAGATGTTGGAGGCGTTGTTGAACTGGTAGTTTTGGAGGACGGAGTGCTCAGAGGCGGTGGCCCAGCCCCAGACGGGTCCTTCTCCCTCGATGAGGACACCACGGCCGTTGAAGACGTCAATCTGACCGTCCTTGGCCTCGGGCTCGAGAGAGTGATCGGCAACCCAATACCACGTGTTCTCGAG encodes the following:
- a CDS encoding hypothetical protein (EggNog:ENOG503NX3N; COG:V); amino-acid sequence: MALRIFITGGTGFIGSQVVLDALKAGHQLRLSVRREAQVEEVKARFPQHASKLDFAVIPNIDDAEAIRSALSNDINAIFHLASPVPGKGDDFKTEYLQPAVAGTEAILNAAAKTPAVKRVIIMSSILALMPLDSMNTPGLEVKAGINPTLAINPEMSFPSGPAGHGAKYAASKILAHRATIGWMRVHEPQFSLVTLHPTFVLGRDLTQQTSKPNGVNAYLMATLTNPPGGKPVVPASMVDVRDVSLTVLRSLDVELGRDELVTEYLVVGDPTCYDDVVEFVKTKYPAIPVNTEGPYDEPFTVDTSRTEKELGITRWHSMEEIVSSVLDQQLEIRGREGMAAL
- a CDS encoding hypothetical protein (EggNog:ENOG503P4ED; COG:S) is translated as MPLWLIYHPPQTFTTPESKSALVKSITSIYTSSGLPAFYVVINFIPLSPDDNTFIGGEPSSARSKPFIRFVAEHIAVHVSQNPGRQERTIKRIDDALRPHVEEKGYDWEWHVDETPRALWKINGFVPPPFGSKAEKEWAELNRPVPWEEEEREGNQRGDRRYVVSM
- a CDS encoding hypothetical protein (COG:I; EggNog:ENOG503NWZ8), whose translation is MDSPPPPSGPSRRHVSPSSLSPSSQTVHISSSTTTRTSPPRNNPLLPTPTELALLSIYPLLLIFGTFFAVLSPDVQSSTYNPLTQSHDQGSLSPSYFARKNNLFNVLFVKRGWGWITFSFFLFIFTHPAVRTSAQRSRATIRWAVVTAWWVFVTQWFFGPAIIDRGFRITGGKCQVKMAEISEKDAGDVGVKEVFTAAACKSAGGRWSGGHDISGHVFLLVLGSCFLLQEVGWVVGRWVRFVREERAVVMADGAVKGATAELEREVRYQGEDMGRGTGVMEGLGHGGKVAVGVVGLCAWMLLMTAIYFHTWFEKFTGLLVALTALYTTYILPRNVPALRSIIGLPGI